In Ensifer canadensis, a genomic segment contains:
- a CDS encoding DUF2259 domain-containing protein yields the protein MISRPAAPGLLLLAVTFVASQASAGDYAAFQPIGFSSDGYVFAFEEYGVQDGSGFPYSTIYVIDTRNDTFLPGAPVRAVGREDGAPLHRMRHEAHRRAAPLIDAYRLAEAPGLLAAYNPITEANATPLALTYDAFAADDAFRQTYGLTLEEKSFEPGGLCKDFLKEVKGFRLSMTMKAGKPASDVLQDDTRVPESRRCPTGYRIGGAVTHMNDDGTQTHVVMVLVKSLGFEGTTDGRWIAVPTRIAK from the coding sequence ATGATCTCGCGCCCGGCAGCGCCAGGGCTCCTCCTCCTGGCGGTGACATTTGTCGCCTCGCAGGCATCGGCGGGTGACTATGCCGCATTCCAGCCGATCGGCTTTTCCTCCGATGGATATGTCTTTGCGTTCGAGGAATACGGTGTCCAGGACGGCTCGGGTTTTCCCTATTCCACGATCTACGTCATCGATACCCGCAACGACACTTTTCTGCCGGGTGCGCCGGTGCGCGCAGTCGGTCGCGAAGATGGCGCCCCCCTGCACCGGATGAGACATGAGGCGCATCGGCGCGCCGCTCCGCTGATCGACGCCTACAGGCTTGCCGAGGCGCCGGGATTGCTGGCGGCCTACAATCCGATTACCGAAGCCAATGCAACGCCATTGGCCCTCACTTACGATGCCTTTGCCGCCGACGATGCCTTCCGCCAGACCTACGGCCTGACGCTCGAAGAAAAGAGCTTCGAACCAGGTGGGCTCTGCAAGGACTTCCTGAAGGAGGTCAAAGGCTTCCGCCTGTCGATGACGATGAAGGCGGGCAAGCCTGCAAGCGACGTGCTGCAGGACGATACCCGTGTGCCGGAAAGCCGCCGTTGCCCGACGGGCTATCGCATCGGCGGTGCGGTAACGCACATGAATGACGACGGCACGCAAACCCACGTTGTGATGGTGCTCGTCAAATCGCTCGGGTTCGAGGGCACGACTGACGGACGATGGATTGCGGTTCCGACGCGGATCGCAAAATGA
- the purB gene encoding adenylosuccinate lyase, translating to MIPRYSRPEMVAIWSPETKFRIWFEIEAHACDALAEIGVIPKDAAKTIWEKGGAAKFDVDRIDEIEAVTKHDVIAFLTHLAEFVGPDSRFIHQGMTSSDVLDTCFNVQLVRATDLLLADIDKLLEALKRRAFEHKDTVTIGRSHGIHAEPTTFGVKLALAYAEFDRCKQRLIAAREEVATCAISGAVGTFANIDPRVEEHVAKALGLKPEPVSTQVIPRDRHAMYFATLGVVASSIERLATEIRHLQRTEVLEAEEYFSPGQKGSSAMPHKRNPVLTENLTGLARMVRAFAIPAMENVALWHERDISHSSVERMIGPDATVTLDFALARLTNVIDKLLVYPDNMTKNMNKFRGLVHSQRVLLALTQAGVSREDAYRLVQRNAMKVWEEGKDFLEELLADTEVRAALSEADIREKFDLGYHTKHVDTIFGRVFG from the coding sequence ATGATCCCCCGTTATTCCCGACCGGAAATGGTGGCCATCTGGTCGCCGGAAACCAAGTTCCGCATCTGGTTCGAGATCGAGGCCCATGCCTGCGATGCGCTGGCCGAAATCGGCGTGATCCCGAAGGATGCCGCAAAGACGATCTGGGAAAAAGGCGGCGCCGCCAAATTCGACGTCGACCGGATCGACGAAATCGAGGCCGTCACAAAGCATGACGTCATCGCGTTCCTGACGCATCTGGCAGAGTTCGTCGGCCCCGACAGCCGCTTCATCCACCAGGGCATGACATCCTCCGACGTGCTCGACACCTGCTTCAACGTACAGCTCGTGCGCGCAACCGACCTTTTGCTTGCTGATATCGACAAGCTGCTCGAAGCACTGAAGCGCCGCGCCTTTGAGCACAAGGATACGGTGACGATCGGCCGCTCGCACGGCATTCATGCCGAACCGACGACCTTCGGCGTCAAGCTGGCGCTTGCCTATGCCGAGTTCGATCGCTGCAAGCAGCGCCTTATCGCGGCCCGTGAAGAAGTCGCGACCTGCGCCATCTCCGGCGCCGTCGGCACCTTCGCCAATATCGACCCGCGCGTCGAGGAACACGTCGCCAAGGCGCTTGGCCTGAAGCCGGAGCCGGTTTCCACCCAGGTCATTCCGCGCGACCGCCATGCGATGTATTTCGCCACTCTTGGCGTCGTCGCCTCGTCGATCGAGCGGCTGGCAACCGAAATCCGCCACCTACAGCGCACCGAAGTCCTGGAAGCGGAAGAATACTTCTCGCCGGGACAGAAGGGCTCGTCGGCCATGCCGCACAAGCGCAACCCGGTGCTGACGGAGAACCTCACGGGTCTTGCCCGCATGGTTCGCGCCTTCGCCATTCCGGCGATGGAGAACGTAGCCCTCTGGCACGAGCGCGATATCTCGCATTCCTCGGTCGAGCGCATGATCGGCCCTGATGCGACGGTGACGCTCGACTTCGCGCTTGCCCGCCTGACCAACGTGATCGACAAGTTGCTCGTCTATCCCGACAACATGACCAAGAACATGAACAAGTTCCGCGGTCTCGTTCACTCGCAGCGTGTCCTGCTCGCTCTGACGCAGGCCGGTGTTTCGCGTGAGGACGCCTATCGCCTCGTTCAGCGCAATGCGATGAAGGTCTGGGAAGAGGGCAAGGACTTCCTTGAGGAGTTGCTTGCCGACACGGAGGTTCGCGCGGCCCTGTCGGAAGCTGACATCCGCGAAAAGTTCGATCTCGGCTACCACACCAAGCACGTCGACACGATTTTCGGCCGGGTCTTTGGCTGA
- a CDS encoding PilZ domain-containing protein, giving the protein MAYKDSVQRTAARTQTKITGTVTCKTGASNGIVTDLSAEGICFQLYFDINARTGQEVTIRSEELGFLTGMVRWYRGDKIGIKLNLSSNTAAQISSYYKFFK; this is encoded by the coding sequence ATGGCCTACAAGGACAGTGTTCAGCGCACGGCAGCGCGCACGCAGACGAAGATTACCGGAACGGTGACCTGCAAGACGGGTGCGAGCAACGGCATCGTTACGGATCTTTCCGCAGAAGGCATCTGCTTTCAGCTCTATTTCGACATCAATGCACGCACCGGACAGGAAGTGACGATCCGCAGCGAAGAACTCGGATTTCTGACCGGCATGGTCCGCTGGTATCGCGGTGACAAGATCGGCATCAAGCTCAATCTTTCGTCCAACACCGCCGCCCAGATTTCGTCCTACTACAAATTTTTCAAGTAG
- a CDS encoding DUF2189 domain-containing protein, with protein MTTFHVLSGPDASVAHPGIKKIGLADVMDALRLGFNDFREKPSHYVFLCLIYPIAGAVLMTWSAGANMLPLLYPLASGFALIGPVAAIGLYEISRRRELGMDTSWPHAFRLHRSPALPSIVAVAAMLFVIFIAWLLVAQALYIRIFGAEPPASIAAFWNGIVNTEQGWNLILVGNAVGFVFAAIVLSISVVSFPLLIDRDVGAVAAVETSIRATLVNPIPVAFWGLIVAAGLLIGSIPVFVGLAVIMPILGHATWHMYRKMVEPGARSSRMR; from the coding sequence ATGACAACATTCCATGTTCTGTCGGGACCGGACGCCAGCGTCGCCCATCCCGGAATAAAAAAGATCGGCCTGGCTGACGTGATGGACGCGTTGCGCCTCGGGTTCAACGACTTTCGCGAAAAGCCGTCTCACTATGTTTTTCTCTGCTTGATCTACCCCATCGCCGGTGCCGTGCTCATGACGTGGAGCGCGGGCGCCAACATGCTGCCGCTGCTCTATCCGCTCGCGTCCGGCTTTGCCCTTATCGGGCCGGTCGCCGCCATCGGACTCTATGAAATCAGCAGGCGCCGCGAACTTGGCATGGACACGTCCTGGCCTCACGCCTTCCGCCTGCATCGATCTCCGGCACTGCCCTCGATCGTGGCTGTCGCAGCGATGCTATTCGTCATCTTCATTGCCTGGCTCCTGGTGGCACAGGCGCTCTATATCAGGATCTTCGGCGCCGAACCGCCGGCATCGATCGCCGCCTTCTGGAACGGCATCGTCAACACGGAGCAGGGCTGGAACCTGATCCTGGTCGGCAACGCCGTCGGGTTCGTCTTCGCCGCGATCGTGCTGTCGATCAGCGTAGTGTCGTTCCCGTTGCTGATCGATCGTGACGTCGGTGCTGTGGCTGCCGTCGAAACCTCGATACGCGCAACTCTCGTCAATCCCATCCCGGTTGCCTTCTGGGGGCTGATCGTTGCGGCCGGCCTGCTGATCGGGTCGATCCCGGTCTTCGTCGGCCTTGCCGTCATCATGCCGATCCTCGGTCACGCGACATGGCACATGTATCGCAAGATGGTTGAGCCCGGTGCTCGCAGCAGCCGTATGCGATAA
- a CDS encoding RBBP9/YdeN family alpha/beta hydrolase, producing the protein MKLSDAHILIVPGYTNSGPDHWQSRWERKMSTARRVEQAEWAKPVREDWVARMVEEVNAAEKPVVIVAHSLGVATAVHALPHIEKKIAGAFLVAPPDVANAAIRPKHLMTFGPYPRDPLPFPSLLIASRNDPFGSYEHADEIAKSWGSLLVDAGESGHLNTESGHGPWPEGTMVFAQFLSRLQP; encoded by the coding sequence ATGAAACTTTCCGACGCCCATATCCTCATCGTTCCCGGCTACACCAACTCCGGCCCTGACCATTGGCAGTCACGCTGGGAGAGAAAAATGTCCACCGCCCGCCGCGTGGAGCAGGCCGAATGGGCCAAGCCCGTGCGCGAGGATTGGGTGGCGCGCATGGTCGAGGAGGTCAATGCCGCTGAAAAGCCGGTGGTCATCGTCGCCCACTCCCTCGGCGTCGCGACCGCGGTCCATGCCCTGCCCCACATCGAAAAGAAGATCGCCGGCGCCTTCCTGGTGGCTCCGCCTGACGTGGCCAATGCCGCGATCCGTCCGAAGCATCTCATGACATTCGGCCCCTATCCCCGCGATCCGCTGCCGTTCCCGTCGCTGTTGATCGCAAGCCGCAACGATCCGTTCGGCTCCTATGAGCATGCCGACGAAATCGCCAAGTCCTGGGGCTCGCTGTTGGTGGATGCGGGGGAATCCGGCCACCTCAACACCGAGTCCGGGCATGGCCCCTGGCCGGAAGGCACGATGGTCTTTGCGCAGTTCCTCAGCCGCCTCCAACCCTGA
- a CDS encoding sensor domain-containing protein — protein sequence MTGPKDPIRSERRAPAKLNIVTQAALDQLPVAALVFNEQASIVSVNPYASELLRLPPAELLNRSLRDLVHPDDHHLLRPTGTVRSSASAQTIRLHGAADIVSVVCTSYAMADGRMLLMLPVDHLIAEIAGLRNDETRWKYALESALEGVWDHDFSTGNLFYSATWKRLRGLADDAEVDGALDRWIENVHPDDRAHVMASIGRQDSGEVTYNTFQYRERHADGHWVWIESRGASVAYGPDGKPTRIIGTDTDITPRKEAEARLEEISRRLRLALDVSKIGVFDHNLETQETLWDERILGIYGLDPKAGAPSGRSWEDMLHPDDREKAIARVNDGVAAGAPFTNAFRIVLANGEIRHIRANTAFYVDRDGTRKLIGANWDVTEDIALQEELRKAKAATEARNRELEEARIRIEYNALHDYLTDLPNRRYLDQILADDPTLNAILHLDLDRFKQINDTLGHQAGDAMLTHAAAILRSHADQDDFIARIGGDEFVILCRRGRGMDELGDLAARIVHAFRRPIPYDGQLCRLGASIGIAWRGEVETDPKQLLMNADIALYRAKSLGRDRFEVFSEQIQNQILSAKRTGDDIRQAIEEGQFVPYYQPQFDAHSLELTGVETLVRWDHPERGILPPSHFLKVAEEINALPAIDRNIVEMAYADFAAWGRAGLTVPKISVNVSSRRLRDPSLISDLRAMNIPPGVMSFELLESIFLDDLEDEIAATIAALNTLGIEIEIDDFGTGHASIIGLLNLNPARLKIDRALVGPINESAKQAKLVRAIIDIGHSLNIKVVAEGVETWEHAAILRELGCDILQGYALAKPMSRLDFEQRIKSGWKLSPNADAPPEKGRRYKAVK from the coding sequence GTGACCGGACCGAAAGATCCCATCAGGAGCGAACGCCGCGCGCCGGCGAAGCTGAATATCGTGACGCAAGCGGCGCTGGACCAGCTGCCGGTGGCGGCGCTCGTTTTCAATGAACAAGCGTCAATCGTTTCGGTAAACCCCTATGCCAGCGAGCTTCTGCGTCTTCCGCCGGCAGAGTTGCTCAACCGTTCTCTTCGTGACCTTGTTCACCCCGACGACCATCACCTGCTGAGGCCGACCGGGACGGTGCGATCTTCCGCGTCCGCCCAGACGATCCGCTTGCATGGAGCAGCCGATATCGTTTCGGTGGTCTGCACTTCCTATGCAATGGCGGACGGTCGCATGCTGCTGATGCTGCCGGTCGACCACTTGATCGCCGAGATCGCGGGGCTTCGCAACGACGAGACGCGGTGGAAGTATGCGCTGGAAAGCGCACTTGAAGGCGTCTGGGATCACGATTTTTCGACCGGAAACCTCTTCTATTCCGCCACCTGGAAGCGCCTGCGTGGTCTGGCTGATGACGCCGAGGTCGATGGCGCGCTCGATCGCTGGATCGAGAATGTGCATCCGGACGACCGCGCGCATGTCATGGCCTCGATCGGACGCCAGGATTCTGGAGAGGTCACGTACAACACCTTCCAGTACCGCGAACGCCATGCGGACGGACACTGGGTCTGGATCGAAAGCCGCGGCGCATCCGTCGCCTATGGGCCGGACGGCAAGCCCACTCGCATCATCGGCACCGACACCGACATTACGCCGCGCAAGGAGGCCGAGGCGCGGCTGGAGGAAATCTCGCGGCGCCTGAGACTTGCCCTCGACGTATCGAAGATCGGGGTCTTCGACCATAACCTTGAAACCCAGGAGACGCTTTGGGACGAACGTATCCTCGGTATTTATGGGCTTGACCCCAAAGCCGGCGCGCCCAGCGGCCGCAGTTGGGAAGATATGCTCCACCCCGACGACCGCGAAAAGGCGATCGCCCGCGTCAATGACGGCGTCGCCGCGGGTGCACCCTTCACCAATGCGTTCCGCATCGTCCTGGCGAATGGAGAAATCCGGCACATTCGCGCCAACACGGCGTTCTATGTCGACCGCGATGGCACCCGCAAACTGATCGGCGCGAACTGGGACGTAACCGAAGACATCGCGCTGCAGGAGGAACTGCGCAAGGCCAAGGCCGCAACCGAGGCCCGCAACCGCGAGCTTGAGGAAGCGCGCATCCGTATCGAATACAACGCGTTGCACGACTACCTGACGGACCTGCCGAACAGGCGCTATCTCGACCAGATACTGGCGGACGATCCGACGCTCAACGCTATCCTCCACCTCGATCTTGATCGCTTCAAGCAGATCAACGACACGCTCGGGCATCAGGCCGGCGATGCGATGCTGACCCATGCAGCCGCAATCCTGCGGTCTCATGCCGACCAGGACGATTTCATCGCCCGCATCGGCGGCGACGAATTCGTGATTCTCTGTCGGCGCGGCCGCGGGATGGACGAGCTTGGAGATCTGGCCGCCCGCATCGTCCATGCCTTCCGCCGGCCCATTCCCTATGACGGCCAGCTTTGCCGGCTCGGGGCCAGCATCGGCATTGCCTGGAGGGGCGAGGTCGAGACGGATCCCAAGCAACTGCTGATGAATGCAGATATCGCGCTCTACCGGGCCAAGAGCCTCGGCCGCGATCGCTTCGAGGTGTTTTCCGAGCAGATCCAGAACCAGATCCTCAGCGCCAAACGCACCGGCGACGATATCCGTCAGGCGATCGAAGAAGGCCAGTTCGTGCCCTACTATCAGCCGCAGTTCGACGCCCACTCGCTGGAGCTCACCGGCGTCGAAACTCTGGTGCGATGGGACCACCCGGAACGCGGAATTCTTCCTCCGAGCCACTTTCTGAAGGTAGCTGAAGAGATCAACGCCCTGCCCGCGATCGACAGGAACATCGTCGAGATGGCCTATGCCGATTTTGCGGCCTGGGGGCGTGCCGGTCTGACCGTCCCCAAGATCTCGGTCAATGTCTCCTCGCGCAGACTGCGGGACCCGAGCCTGATTTCAGACCTTCGCGCCATGAACATCCCGCCTGGTGTCATGTCTTTCGAGCTCTTGGAATCCATCTTTCTTGACGATCTCGAAGACGAGATTGCCGCGACGATCGCCGCGCTCAACACGCTCGGTATCGAGATCGAAATTGACGACTTCGGCACCGGCCATGCCTCGATTATCGGCCTGCTCAACCTGAACCCGGCCCGCCTGAAGATCGACCGGGCGCTGGTGGGGCCGATCAACGAAAGCGCCAAGCAGGCAAAGCTCGTTCGTGCCATCATCGACATCGGGCATTCGCTCAATATCAAGGTGGTGGCCGAAGGTGTGGAAACGTGGGAGCACGCGGCGATACTGAGGGAGCTTGGCTGTGATATTCTGCAGGGCTACGCCCTGGCAAAGCCGATGAGCCGCCTCGATTTCGAACAGCGCATCAAGAGCGGCTGGAAACTGTCACCGAACGCGGATGCGCCGCCGGAAAAAGGGCGTCGCTACAAGGCGGTCAAATAA
- a CDS encoding DUF1476 domain-containing protein, whose product MTTMQDREKAFEAKFALDEELRFKSEARRNKLLGLWAAGLLGKSDPEAYAKEVVVADFEEAGHEDVVRKIKADFDAAGVAQSEEQIRVRMLELLGVAIEQVQSS is encoded by the coding sequence ATGACGACGATGCAGGATCGCGAAAAGGCCTTCGAAGCAAAGTTTGCGCTGGACGAGGAACTGAGGTTCAAGTCTGAGGCGCGCCGCAACAAGCTTCTTGGTCTCTGGGCTGCCGGCTTGCTCGGCAAGAGCGACCCAGAGGCCTATGCGAAGGAAGTCGTTGTGGCCGATTTCGAAGAGGCCGGCCACGAGGACGTTGTGCGCAAGATCAAGGCCGATTTCGACGCTGCCGGCGTTGCCCAGAGCGAAGAGCAGATCCGTGTGCGCATGCTCGAGCTTCTCGGCGTCGCCATCGAGCAAGTCCAGAGCAGCTGA
- the purC gene encoding phosphoribosylaminoimidazolesuccinocarboxamide synthase, producing the protein MNRRRRIYEGKAKILYEGPEPGTLIQFFKDDATAFNKKKHDVIDGKGVLNNRISEYIFTHLNRIGIPTHFIRRLNMREQLIKEVEIIPLEIVVRNVAAGSLAKRLGIEEGTVLPRSIIEFYYKADALDDPMVSEEHITAFGWASPQELDDVMALAIRINDFLTGLFLGVGIQLVDFKIECGRLFEGDMMRIILADEISPDSCRLWDIETKEKLDKDRFRRDLGGLVEAYQEVARRLGIMNENEPVRGTGPVLVK; encoded by the coding sequence ATGAATCGTCGCCGCCGTATCTACGAGGGCAAGGCAAAGATCCTCTATGAGGGTCCCGAGCCGGGCACGCTGATCCAGTTTTTCAAGGACGACGCGACCGCCTTCAACAAGAAAAAGCATGACGTCATCGACGGCAAGGGTGTGCTGAACAACCGGATTTCCGAGTATATCTTCACGCATCTGAACCGTATCGGCATTCCGACGCACTTCATTCGCCGCCTGAACATGCGCGAGCAGTTGATCAAGGAAGTCGAGATCATCCCCCTTGAGATCGTAGTGCGCAACGTTGCTGCCGGCTCGCTGGCAAAGCGCCTCGGCATCGAGGAAGGCACCGTCCTCCCCCGCTCGATCATCGAATTCTACTACAAGGCCGATGCTCTTGATGACCCGATGGTCTCCGAAGAGCACATCACCGCATTCGGTTGGGCAAGCCCGCAGGAACTCGATGACGTCATGGCGCTTGCCATCCGCATCAACGACTTCCTGACCGGCCTGTTCCTCGGCGTCGGCATCCAGCTCGTCGATTTCAAGATCGAGTGTGGCCGCCTGTTCGAAGGCGACATGATGCGCATCATCCTGGCGGACGAGATTTCGCCGGATAGCTGCCGTCTGTGGGACATCGAGACCAAGGAAAAGCTCGACAAGGACCGCTTCCGCCGTGATTTGGGCGGGCTGGTCGAGGCCTATCAGGAAGTGGCTCGCCGTCTCGGCATCATGAACGAGAACGAGCCTGTGCGCGGCACCGGCCCCGTTCTGGTCAAGTAA
- the purS gene encoding phosphoribosylformylglycinamidine synthase subunit PurS, whose translation MIKARVTVTLKNGVLDPQGKAIEGALGALGFDGIGQVRQGKVFDLQIETGDKAKAEADLKAMCEKLLANTVIENYTISLA comes from the coding sequence GTGATCAAGGCACGTGTAACCGTGACGCTGAAGAATGGCGTTCTCGATCCGCAGGGCAAGGCAATTGAAGGTGCGCTCGGCGCACTCGGCTTCGACGGCATCGGCCAGGTCCGCCAGGGCAAGGTCTTCGATCTACAGATCGAAACCGGCGACAAAGCCAAGGCCGAGGCCGACCTCAAGGCGATGTGCGAAAAGCTGCTCGCCAACACAGTGATTGAAAACTACACCATCTCCCTCGCCTGA
- the purQ gene encoding phosphoribosylformylglycinamidine synthase subunit PurQ, translating to MKSAVVQLPGLNRDRDMIAALTKISGKAPVTVWQTETEIPDVDLIVIPGGFSYGDYLRCGAIAARMPVMQAIKAKAEKGVKVLGVCNGFQILVEAGLLPGALMRNASLKFVCREVKLEVVNADTDFTRAYSKGQIIRSPVAHHDGNYFADAETLKTIEGNGQVVFRYAEGTNPNGSMGDIAGVMNTAGNVLGMMPHPENLIEAAHGGADGRGIFASALEVIAA from the coding sequence ATGAAGTCAGCCGTCGTCCAGCTTCCAGGCCTCAACCGCGATCGCGACATGATCGCTGCCCTCACCAAGATCTCCGGCAAGGCGCCCGTAACCGTCTGGCAGACCGAAACGGAGATCCCTGATGTCGACCTGATCGTCATCCCCGGCGGTTTCTCCTACGGTGACTATCTGCGCTGCGGCGCGATTGCCGCGCGCATGCCGGTCATGCAGGCGATCAAGGCGAAGGCCGAAAAGGGCGTGAAGGTCCTCGGCGTCTGCAACGGTTTCCAGATCCTGGTCGAGGCCGGTCTGCTCCCGGGCGCGCTGATGCGCAACGCATCGCTCAAGTTCGTCTGCCGCGAGGTCAAGCTCGAAGTCGTCAACGCCGACACCGACTTTACCCGCGCCTATTCCAAGGGACAGATCATCCGCAGCCCGGTTGCGCACCACGACGGCAACTACTTCGCCGACGCGGAGACCCTGAAGACGATCGAAGGCAACGGCCAGGTCGTGTTCCGCTACGCCGAAGGCACCAATCCGAATGGCTCGATGGGCGATATTGCCGGCGTGATGAACACGGCCGGCAACGTGCTCGGCATGATGCCGCATCCGGAAAACCTGATCGAGGCGGCTCATGGCGGCGCCGATGGTCGCGGCATCTTCGCTTCGGCTCTCGAAGTAATCGCCGCTTAA
- a CDS encoding DUF1127 domain-containing protein yields the protein MSIITNAMIAIDALEPTMSTIDTICSAVVKKAPRARRKIGFDVEISGSAKNALQRLWRLYCFLAAKRRSRLALEEMSDWQLIDIGVCEKDARRESSVAFWR from the coding sequence ATGTCAATTATCACCAATGCAATGATAGCAATCGATGCATTGGAGCCTACAATGAGTACAATTGATACAATTTGCTCGGCAGTCGTGAAAAAGGCCCCTCGCGCGCGTCGCAAGATCGGGTTTGATGTCGAAATCTCGGGGAGTGCTAAGAACGCGCTTCAACGTCTCTGGCGGCTCTATTGTTTCCTGGCCGCCAAGAGACGCAGCCGGTTAGCTCTCGAAGAGATGAGCGATTGGCAACTGATCGATATCGGGGTCTGCGAGAAGGATGCCCGGCGGGAATCGTCCGTGGCGTTCTGGCGTTAA
- a CDS encoding PLP-dependent aminotransferase family protein, which translates to MTNWLPDIQQGHGPLYARIADQIEQAIGEGALPVGAKLPPQRNLAYDIGVTIGTIGRAYNIVRERGLVSGEVGRGTYVLDHQESRPPEQADPLTTSLAGTRPLIAPAGKLRFDSTAAPDIGQGFVLSELLSEISRDHHADIASYARNFPDHWFEAGCQWLARGGFRPSPETIVPTLGAHAAVIAVIAAVTSPGDRIAFETLTYSQVSRSAGLIGRRTTLMESDEFGLIPEDFERVCAQQHPKLAFLMPSAQNPTVAVMPLARRQAIADIARKYGVWLVEDDLYGAMTGDPTPPLAELAPERTFLVGGLSKSVAAGVRGGWVACPPHFSQRIRIAHKMVSGGLPFILAELCSRLVLSGAATILRGKGIEEIRAREAIAREVFDGIEFSSHPCVPFLWMKLPEPWLSGTFKQAALQEGVLVDDEDEFKAGRADRVFHRIRIGFSSPADRAEVRNGFQTLRRLLDSGRVGYDSFD; encoded by the coding sequence ATGACAAATTGGCTCCCGGACATTCAGCAGGGTCATGGTCCGCTTTATGCGCGGATCGCCGACCAGATCGAACAGGCAATTGGCGAAGGCGCCCTGCCCGTCGGCGCAAAATTGCCGCCGCAGCGCAATCTCGCCTATGACATTGGTGTCACCATTGGTACCATTGGACGCGCCTACAATATCGTGCGCGAACGCGGCCTCGTCAGCGGCGAGGTCGGGCGCGGAACCTATGTTCTCGATCACCAGGAAAGCCGCCCGCCCGAGCAGGCCGATCCGCTGACCACATCCTTGGCCGGCACCCGGCCGCTGATTGCACCCGCCGGCAAATTGCGCTTCGACAGCACCGCGGCGCCGGACATCGGCCAGGGCTTTGTCCTGAGTGAGCTCTTGAGCGAGATCAGCCGCGATCACCACGCCGACATTGCCAGCTACGCGCGCAATTTCCCGGATCACTGGTTTGAGGCCGGATGCCAATGGCTGGCGCGCGGCGGCTTTCGTCCCTCGCCTGAAACGATCGTGCCGACGCTCGGAGCGCACGCGGCTGTCATTGCCGTGATCGCGGCAGTCACCTCGCCCGGCGATCGTATCGCCTTCGAGACCTTGACCTATTCCCAGGTCAGCCGCAGCGCCGGCTTGATCGGGCGCCGCACGACCCTGATGGAATCGGATGAATTCGGCCTGATTCCCGAGGATTTCGAGCGGGTCTGCGCGCAGCAGCATCCCAAGCTCGCCTTCCTTATGCCAAGCGCGCAGAATCCGACCGTTGCCGTCATGCCGCTCGCCCGGCGTCAGGCGATTGCCGATATCGCCCGCAAGTACGGTGTCTGGCTGGTGGAGGACGATCTCTACGGCGCCATGACCGGCGATCCGACGCCGCCTTTAGCGGAGCTTGCACCTGAGCGGACCTTCCTGGTTGGTGGTCTTTCAAAGTCTGTTGCTGCCGGTGTGCGCGGCGGCTGGGTTGCCTGCCCTCCCCATTTCAGCCAGCGCATTCGCATTGCCCACAAGATGGTCAGTGGCGGCCTGCCGTTCATCCTGGCGGAGCTGTGTTCGCGGCTGGTGCTTTCCGGAGCGGCCACTATTCTGCGCGGCAAGGGTATCGAAGAGATCCGGGCGCGCGAGGCGATTGCCCGCGAAGTGTTCGATGGCATCGAGTTCAGCTCGCATCCGTGCGTTCCCTTCCTCTGGATGAAGCTGCCGGAACCGTGGCTTTCCGGCACATTCAAGCAGGCTGCACTGCAGGAAGGCGTGCTCGTCGACGACGAGGACGAATTCAAGGCCGGCCGGGCGGACCGCGTCTTTCACCGTATCCGTATCGGCTTTTCCTCACCGGCCGACCGTGCCGAAGTGCGCAACGGCTTCCAGACTTTGCGGCGGTTGCTCGACAGCGGACGAGTGGGTTACGACAGTTTCGACTGA